DNA sequence from the uncultured Ilyobacter sp. genome:
GTCTCGCTGAAGAAAGGTCTGATCCATATAAAAAAATGCAGCAGCAAACAAAAATAACAGTATAATTCTAAAAATTACCTTCATTTTTTCTCCCCAGTTTCAACTATATTTATAAGATAATATAACATTTTTGTGAGTTTTTTGTAAATTATTGTATTATTTTTTTTACCAAATCGTCAAAAGAGTAACCTTTTAAAGTAGCTAATTTTGGGACAAGACTTGTTTCTGTCATTCCAGGGCAGGTATTTACCTCTAGGAAGTACACCTTCCCATCTTTCAAGATAAAATCACTTCTTGAGACTCCAGATAACCCTAACTCCTGATGAATTTTTTTTGAAAAGACCATTGCCTCTTCATAGACATCATCTGAAACTTTAGCTGGATATTCATACTCTGTCATTCCCACAGTATATTTTGACTGAAAATCATAAAGTCCGGATTTTGGAGTTATTTTAAGTACCCCTAGAGGTTCCCCGTTTAATACTCCCACTGTCAATTCCTCTCCAGATACAAATTCCTCAATCAATAAATTTTTACCTTCTAGTTTTTTTTCGGCATTTTCTACTTCCCCTATACTCTCGCATATATAGAGACCTACACTAGAACCCTCAGTAGTAGGCTTCACAACTACAGGAAAAAACTCAATCTCACTTTTATCTCTGTAGCTTTTAGGGATTCTTATTCCCGCCTTTTCGGCTATAATTTTGGTCATATTTTTGTCCATGGCTATAGCACTAGGAGTCACCCCAGACCCTGTGTAAGGTTTTTTTATTATATCAAGAACTGCCTGTATCCTTCCATCCTCACCAAACTCTCCGTGAAGAGCCAGATAAGCCAAATCATACTGGTTTTCTGTAAATGCTGTGAGAAGATTATCCTCTCTGAGATCCACTCCATAAGCATCATAACCCTGTCTTATGAGACTTTCAAGTATAGCTTTTCCTGTTCTGAGAGATATCTCTCTTTCAGAGGATACCCCTCCCATAAAAACTGCTATCTTCATAAAAAATGCTCCTTCTCTCTATTAATTTCTAACAATGATGATCTCTTCCTCTAATTCAATTCCAGAATTTTTCTTTACCTTTTCTTTTACTATCTCTATAAGTCCCAATATATCATCAAATTTTGCATCCCCGTGGTTAACAATAAAGTTCGGATGCATCATAGATACCTGAGCTCCGCCTATTTTTTTCCCCTGAACTCCAGCATCTATTATCAGCTTCGCAGAAAATAATCCATCGGGATTTTTGAAAGTACTTCCTAGGTTAGGTAGATTTAAGGGGTGTCTTTCATTTCTTTTAGACATTATTTCCTCCACTTTATCTCTATCAAAACCTTTTCCAAATTCAAATACAGCACTCAAAACAATCCACTTTCTATCCTGAATCTCCGTTTTTCTGTATGTAAAATGAAGATCTTCTTTTTTCACTCTTCGTATTTCTTTGTTTTCATCCACTACTTCTATCTCTTTTATACAATCAAATACCTCAGTTCCGTAAGCTCCTCCGTTCATATAAACCAGTCCGCCTACGCTACCTGGTATCCCAGCTAGGTTTTCAAGACCTGAGTAATCTTTTTCAGCCATGTATTCTATAAACTCTTTAAAGTCAAATCCAGCCTCTACTTCCACAAGATTATTTCCTAGCTCTTTTATCCCCTTCAGTTCCTTTAAAGATATAAAAGTCTTATCTAACTCTCTGTCCGAGATAAGGGTATTGGTTCCATTTCCTATTAAAAATATGTTTTCCCTCTCTCCAAGAGCTTCTATTATTTCATTTTTTTCCTCGATAATTATAAGTTCCTTTGCTATTCCACCTATTTTCATGTTGGAATACTCTTTCATATGGTGATATTCTAAAATTTTCATCTATATTTATCCTTCCAGATTTTTTGTTATTTTGTGAGCTATTCCTGATATACTTCCCGCTCCCATAAAAATAAATACTGTCCCTCTTTCTTTATCTCTCAAAAGGATAGAGAGATTGTCTTCATTTTTTTCAACTCTTATATTTTTATGTCCGGTTTTCTCTGCTAATTTTTCTATTCCTACTCCAAATTCATCCTTTTCTCCTGCAGAATAAACAGGCAAAAGAAGTACCTCGTCGGCATTGTCAAATGCCCCCTTAAACTCCTCAA
Encoded proteins:
- a CDS encoding D-alanine--D-alanine ligase — its product is MKIAVFMGGVSSEREISLRTGKAILESLIRQGYDAYGVDLREDNLLTAFTENQYDLAYLALHGEFGEDGRIQAVLDIIKKPYTGSGVTPSAIAMDKNMTKIIAEKAGIRIPKSYRDKSEIEFFPVVVKPTTEGSSVGLYICESIGEVENAEKKLEGKNLLIEEFVSGEELTVGVLNGEPLGVLKITPKSGLYDFQSKYTVGMTEYEYPAKVSDDVYEEAMVFSKKIHQELGLSGVSRSDFILKDGKVYFLEVNTCPGMTETSLVPKLATLKGYSFDDLVKKIIQ
- the murB gene encoding UDP-N-acetylmuramate dehydrogenase, whose translation is MKILEYHHMKEYSNMKIGGIAKELIIIEEKNEIIEALGERENIFLIGNGTNTLISDRELDKTFISLKELKGIKELGNNLVEVEAGFDFKEFIEYMAEKDYSGLENLAGIPGSVGGLVYMNGGAYGTEVFDCIKEIEVVDENKEIRRVKKEDLHFTYRKTEIQDRKWIVLSAVFEFGKGFDRDKVEEIMSKRNERHPLNLPNLGSTFKNPDGLFSAKLIIDAGVQGKKIGGAQVSMMHPNFIVNHGDAKFDDILGLIEIVKEKVKKNSGIELEEEIIIVRN